A single Candidatus Margulisiibacteriota bacterium DNA region contains:
- a CDS encoding trehalose-6-phosphate synthase, producing MKNLFRFSVPLILTIILMAILVTPIIDSLTINWFKRDLDIRARLITNTATNSIISQINNQDIRYLQQYLERLTQDERLYALGIYTSNDKYLIGTKYLSKPLKKLTYKQISSFKSHIIIENNIPYYLSMIPIMYEQTLLGHLLLVHNISFIYTRSNETKLYMIIFLVGLGLLISFITVFIAHLSWKGWMQTFREFLKGELFLSPLGQVKTDELKPVVKELWDMVKRLDTNQRIRDVNLMSWTPEVLKDILNRELQGDEVIVVSNREPFIHHRNENNEVEVRYPASGVVTALDPVMQACSGIWVAHGSGNADKDFVDKHDCIRVPPDNPKYVLRRVWLTEEEEQGYYYGFSNDGLWPLCHIAHTRPNFRQHDWEMYKRVNIKFAKAVIRQSKTDDPIILIQDYHFALLPQLLSKRLPKATIITFWHIPWPNPEDFGICPWKEEILEGLLGSTIIGFHTHFHCNNFIDTIDRNLEARIDREHLTVTYNKKATAIQAYPISIEWPNHWAANQASIADCRKTLREKESLSPDHIVGLGVDRLDYTKGINERFNAIERFFEIHPEWLGRFSFIQIAAPSRSSLSSYSQFQKQIKDNAERINTRFSNAKKPPIILKIEHYSPEQVYTYYRGSEICFISSLHDGMNLVAKEYVSARNDEQGVLILSSFTGASRELLEALIVNPYDSNECARALYIALTMSQEEQRNRMRSMRAYIQENNVFRWAGRMLMDAARIRQRNRVFGTVKRLENIERTHVLSV from the coding sequence ATGAAAAATCTTTTTCGATTTTCCGTACCATTAATTTTAACTATTATTTTAATGGCTATTCTTGTAACTCCTATTATTGACTCTCTTACGATCAACTGGTTTAAGCGAGATCTGGATATTCGCGCTCGGCTTATTACAAATACCGCAACCAACTCTATTATAAGTCAAATAAATAATCAGGACATCCGGTATCTGCAACAGTATCTGGAAAGGCTTACGCAGGATGAAAGACTTTATGCGCTAGGGATATACACCTCTAACGATAAATATTTAATAGGCACAAAATATCTTTCCAAACCCTTAAAAAAACTAACATATAAACAAATAAGTTCCTTCAAATCGCATATTATTATTGAAAACAACATACCTTATTATCTTTCCATGATTCCGATTATGTATGAACAAACCCTGCTGGGACATTTGTTGTTGGTACATAACATAAGCTTTATCTATACTCGCTCAAATGAAACAAAACTGTATATGATTATATTCCTTGTCGGTTTGGGCCTGCTGATTTCATTCATTACTGTTTTTATAGCTCATCTCAGCTGGAAAGGCTGGATGCAAACATTCAGAGAATTTCTAAAAGGTGAGTTATTTTTATCACCGCTGGGACAGGTTAAAACCGATGAACTTAAACCGGTTGTCAAGGAATTGTGGGACATGGTGAAACGTCTGGATACTAACCAGCGCATACGGGATGTGAACCTTATGAGCTGGACACCGGAAGTACTCAAAGATATATTAAACCGGGAATTACAGGGAGATGAAGTAATTGTTGTATCCAACCGCGAACCCTTTATACATCATCGTAATGAAAACAATGAGGTAGAGGTACGCTATCCGGCAAGCGGTGTGGTTACGGCACTGGACCCGGTAATGCAGGCCTGCTCAGGTATATGGGTTGCCCATGGAAGCGGTAATGCCGACAAAGACTTCGTTGATAAACATGATTGTATTCGTGTACCTCCTGACAATCCCAAGTATGTTCTCCGTCGGGTATGGTTAACCGAAGAGGAAGAACAGGGCTATTATTATGGGTTTTCAAATGACGGTTTATGGCCCTTGTGTCATATAGCACATACACGACCCAATTTTCGTCAGCACGACTGGGAAATGTACAAACGGGTTAACATCAAGTTTGCGAAAGCGGTTATCAGACAATCCAAAACCGATGATCCCATTATTCTGATCCAAGACTACCACTTTGCTTTATTACCACAGCTTCTCAGTAAGAGGTTACCGAAAGCAACTATTATAACCTTCTGGCATATTCCCTGGCCGAACCCGGAAGATTTTGGAATATGTCCATGGAAGGAAGAAATACTGGAAGGTCTTTTGGGAAGCACTATCATAGGGTTTCACACTCATTTTCATTGTAATAACTTTATAGATACTATCGACCGGAATCTTGAAGCACGCATCGATCGTGAACATCTCACTGTTACATATAATAAAAAAGCCACTGCCATACAGGCCTACCCCATCTCTATTGAATGGCCCAATCACTGGGCTGCCAATCAGGCTTCAATTGCTGATTGTCGAAAAACGTTAAGGGAGAAAGAATCGCTATCACCGGACCATATTGTGGGCCTTGGAGTGGACAGGCTTGATTATACAAAAGGAATTAACGAACGTTTCAACGCTATCGAACGTTTTTTTGAAATCCACCCGGAATGGCTGGGGCGCTTTAGTTTTATCCAGATTGCGGCACCTTCCAGATCTTCTCTGTCTTCCTATTCGCAATTCCAGAAGCAAATAAAAGATAATGCCGAAAGAATAAACACCAGATTTTCAAACGCGAAAAAACCGCCCATTATTCTAAAAATAGAGCATTATTCTCCGGAACAGGTTTATACCTATTACCGCGGTTCTGAAATTTGTTTCATCAGCAGCCTGCATGACGGAATGAATCTGGTGGCAAAGGAATATGTGTCTGCCCGCAATGATGAACAAGGTGTACTGATTTTAAGCAGTTTTACCGGCGCTTCAAGGGAACTGCTGGAAGCGCTGATTGTAAATCCCTATGACTCTAATGAATGCGCCAGAGCACTTTATATTGCCTTAACCATGTCCCAGGAAGAACAACGTAACCGTATGAGAAGCATGAGGGCTTATATTCAGGAGAATAATGTTTTCCGCTGGGCAGGAAGAATGCTCATGGATGCCGCCAGAATACGTCAACGTAATCGTGTATTCGGTACAGTAAAACGATTGGAGAATATAGAACGAACTCATGTACTATCTGTTTAA
- a CDS encoding glycoside hydrolase family 15 protein: protein MYNYGLIGNCNISALVSTYGSLDWLCLPRPDSPPVFGSILDPDGGSFTVDANEVVETSQQYILNTNILETVVTLGDGSQYKITDFCPRFNQYGRIYRPLSFFRIVTPISGTPRISIKCSPVNGWDKQPAERIRGNSHIYFAIRGEQLRLTSNMPMTYLIESKPYYLRETLYFALTWGHGLEDDLARVSVSFLEQTRHYWLMWVKQTSIPTLFQEQTIRSALALKLHCFEDTGAILASVTTSLPEEIGGQRNWDYRYCWLRDAYFTITAFRSLGHYEEMEGFLKYFLDIAQSNDILSPVYKLDQTLPLPEFSHDNWSGYQNSIPVRSNNEAANQIQNDVYGEMMLVLTPIFFDERFHHLRTKDHLSLIRKLVNSIEINLDKPDAGIWELRNNKQVHTFSLLMSWAGLSRLYRIQQSVGDISLKIDAKLEYIIEQIRKTVHQGVVYNSARDRSLDASLLLFPILGYPDKELCRTTVYAIEKELKFSRTKENPYLYRYQRIDDFGKPSSAFLICSFWLIQALEIIGDHERAVQYMQEVIKSGNHLQLYSEHYNPDMHNQIGNFPQAYSHVGLINSAFAVSPQWGTIF, encoded by the coding sequence ATGTACAACTACGGATTAATCGGTAACTGTAATATATCCGCACTGGTAAGTACGTATGGATCATTAGATTGGCTTTGCCTGCCGAGGCCTGACAGCCCTCCTGTTTTCGGTTCTATCCTTGATCCGGACGGGGGGAGTTTTACCGTTGATGCAAACGAAGTTGTAGAAACAAGTCAACAATACATTTTAAATACCAATATTTTGGAAACAGTTGTAACACTCGGGGATGGCAGTCAATATAAAATTACTGATTTTTGTCCCAGATTTAATCAGTATGGACGTATATATCGTCCCCTGTCTTTTTTTCGCATAGTCACACCCATATCCGGAACACCGCGGATCAGCATAAAATGTAGCCCTGTAAATGGTTGGGACAAACAGCCGGCCGAAAGGATCAGGGGAAACAGCCATATTTATTTTGCTATAAGAGGAGAACAGCTGCGACTTACTTCGAACATGCCTATGACTTACCTGATTGAGTCAAAACCATATTATTTAAGAGAAACTCTTTATTTTGCCCTTACCTGGGGTCATGGACTGGAAGACGATCTGGCCAGGGTATCGGTCAGCTTTCTGGAACAAACCAGGCATTATTGGCTGATGTGGGTTAAACAAACAAGCATTCCAACATTATTTCAAGAGCAAACCATACGTTCTGCCTTGGCCCTGAAGCTACATTGTTTTGAGGACACCGGAGCGATTTTAGCCTCTGTAACAACCAGTTTGCCGGAAGAAATTGGAGGACAGCGTAATTGGGATTATCGATATTGCTGGCTGAGGGACGCTTATTTTACCATAACAGCTTTTCGTTCATTAGGACATTATGAAGAAATGGAAGGGTTCCTTAAATATTTTTTAGATATAGCTCAGTCCAATGATATTTTGAGCCCTGTTTACAAACTCGATCAAACACTTCCTTTGCCGGAATTCAGCCATGATAACTGGAGCGGTTATCAAAATTCCATACCGGTTCGTTCCAATAATGAAGCAGCTAATCAGATACAAAATGATGTATATGGTGAAATGATGCTGGTATTAACCCCTATTTTTTTTGACGAACGGTTTCATCATCTTCGTACAAAAGATCATTTGTCACTTATCAGAAAACTTGTAAATTCAATCGAAATCAATTTGGATAAACCTGACGCCGGTATCTGGGAATTACGCAATAACAAGCAGGTTCACACTTTCAGTCTGTTAATGAGTTGGGCCGGTCTGAGCCGGCTCTATCGTATCCAGCAGTCTGTTGGAGATATATCTTTAAAGATAGATGCCAAATTGGAGTATATTATTGAGCAGATCAGAAAGACTGTACATCAAGGTGTTGTTTATAATAGCGCCAGGGATCGTTCTCTGGACGCGTCACTTCTGCTTTTTCCGATTTTAGGTTATCCGGATAAGGAATTATGCCGGACTACAGTTTATGCAATAGAGAAAGAATTGAAGTTTTCCAGGACAAAGGAAAATCCTTATTTATATCGTTATCAGCGCATTGACGATTTTGGAAAACCTTCTTCCGCGTTCCTTATTTGTTCTTTCTGGCTTATACAGGCATTGGAAATAATTGGTGACCACGAACGCGCGGTACAATATATGCAGGAAGTTATTAAGTCCGGCAATCATCTTCAGCTGTATTCCGAGCATTACAATCCGGATATGCACAACCAGATAGGCAACTTTCCACAAGCGTATTCTCATGTTGGACTTATAAACTCGGCGTTTGCCGTAAGTCCTCAATGGGGTACTATTTTTTAA
- a CDS encoding nitroreductase family protein: MYNKFVIIKEIIKRRSNREYLPDEIEEDVINEIIKSAQFAPTGMNNRSVEFMVIRNYQTKENIFKLIGQEFIKQAPALIIPVIDTGSSVTPIQDLSIASSFILLQATALELGSVWKNVRIENRDDLKKLLGIPDSYEVINVIPIGYVPKTLAVHQDSEYSEEKIHWDNW; encoded by the coding sequence ATGTATAATAAATTTGTGATCATTAAAGAAATTATTAAAAGACGAAGCAACCGGGAATACCTTCCTGACGAGATTGAGGAAGATGTTATTAATGAAATAATTAAATCCGCTCAATTCGCTCCTACCGGTATGAATAACCGTTCTGTAGAATTTATGGTTATTCGTAATTACCAGACCAAAGAAAATATATTCAAGCTAATCGGCCAGGAATTTATCAAACAGGCACCGGCGCTTATCATTCCGGTTATTGATACAGGCTCTTCTGTTACACCCATACAGGACCTGTCTATAGCGTCCTCTTTTATTTTGTTGCAGGCGACAGCTTTGGAACTGGGAAGTGTCTGGAAAAATGTGCGCATTGAAAACCGCGATGATCTGAAAAAATTACTGGGAATACCCGATTCCTATGAAGTAATCAATGTAATCCCTATCGGTTATGTTCCAAAAACATTAGCTGTACATCAGGATAGCGAATACTCAGAAGAAAAAATTCATTGGGATAACTGGTAA
- the otsB gene encoding trehalose-phosphatase, producing MYYLFNPKKKIPDPVFLNNTLYAFDYDGTLAKINPSIDKAFMSPKTSQLFARLVKHFPVAVISGRSVAELKQLLPVKPCYLIGHHGLETGHQADETADQYRSIVLDWFHELNLQLKEIKNITIEKKDFTLAIHYRNSGIKEKERRLINKVIHELKPEPNIIKGKKIFNMLPTKNVNKGTALLSLKKEQGYKHIFFIGDDITDESVFALSDSQVISIRVGKKNSSKAQYYLKNQSEINKYLSMIINSLH from the coding sequence ATGTACTATCTGTTTAATCCGAAAAAAAAAATACCGGACCCAGTGTTCCTGAATAATACTTTATATGCATTTGATTATGACGGAACGTTAGCAAAAATTAATCCATCTATTGATAAGGCATTCATGAGTCCAAAAACCAGTCAACTATTCGCCAGGCTCGTAAAACATTTCCCTGTAGCTGTAATTTCAGGAAGATCGGTCGCTGAATTGAAGCAACTGCTACCGGTAAAACCATGTTATTTGATAGGACATCATGGATTGGAGACAGGTCATCAGGCGGATGAAACTGCTGATCAGTACCGTTCTATAGTATTAGATTGGTTTCATGAACTGAATTTACAACTTAAAGAAATTAAGAATATAACAATCGAAAAAAAGGATTTTACTCTGGCCATCCATTATAGGAACTCCGGGATAAAGGAAAAAGAACGACGTTTAATAAATAAAGTAATACATGAACTTAAACCGGAACCAAATATCATTAAAGGGAAAAAAATATTTAACATGCTGCCAACAAAAAATGTAAATAAAGGCACCGCCCTGCTCAGTCTTAAAAAAGAACAGGGATACAAGCATATTTTCTTTATAGGTGACGATATTACGGATGAAAGCGTTTTTGCCCTGTCGGATAGCCAGGTAATCAGTATCAGAGTTGGCAAAAAAAACTCCTCAAAAGCACAATATTATCTAAAAAACCAATCGGAGATTAATAAATATCTCTCTATGATCATCAATTCCCTGCATTAA
- a CDS encoding hemolysin III family protein: MNGILHMIGAALAIPALLLLVFFSRGSALKIISFAIYGLSLFLLYLFSTLHHCLPRAAGGKGQVFRKLDHLAIYALIAGTYTPFCLLVMKGLGGWIIFTVIWLIAIAAISVQAVFINLPRSLTTTGYILMGWLVVLNLPALLKNLPLGGLLWLLAGGIIYSVGGVIYALKKPRVFSWLGFHELWHFFVLGGSACHFIALFFYVALR, from the coding sequence ATGAACGGTATATTGCACATGATCGGCGCGGCACTGGCCATACCGGCCTTATTACTGCTGGTTTTTTTCAGCCGGGGATCGGCTTTGAAAATAATATCCTTTGCTATTTACGGTTTATCACTGTTTCTGCTTTACCTTTTCAGTACCCTGCACCATTGCCTTCCCAGGGCTGCCGGTGGCAAGGGGCAAGTTTTTCGTAAACTTGACCACCTGGCCATTTACGCATTGATAGCCGGTACATACACGCCCTTCTGCCTGCTCGTAATGAAAGGCTTGGGTGGCTGGATTATCTTTACAGTAATCTGGCTGATCGCCATAGCGGCAATCTCAGTACAGGCGGTTTTTATCAACCTGCCCCGCAGTTTGACAACAACAGGTTATATATTGATGGGCTGGCTTGTAGTCCTGAACCTGCCGGCCTTACTCAAAAACCTGCCTCTGGGAGGTTTATTGTGGTTACTGGCCGGAGGAATTATCTATTCTGTAGGTGGAGTAATCTACGCCTTAAAAAAGCCGCGGGTCTTCAGTTGGCTGGGGTTTCATGAACTCTGGCATTTTTTTGTGCTGGGTGGGTCTGCCTGCCATTTCATAGCTTTGTTTTTCTACGTGGCCCTTAGGTAA
- a CDS encoding cyanophycin synthetase produces MQPIPPNLHFNFQLLLRELQERNIQLSYIPDTDIVEARFDKHIELLVNCDSRLVPSQYINLFGDKYFTNVFLKEKKFPVPESRIFESDRQDLALYYAQNTLKFPVVVKPNISEGGYHVYCNIESREDFIICFEEIRKNNLPVILVEKYLRDQDDYRFFVTSSGYTAVIKRTCPRITGDGKLSIIDLIEKENYKRLNPRNTCLCDIYIKDIEAVRALSKQKHKISDVLADGEELVLRFNSNVGSGGWCEDVTDEIHPSYISVAHDILRLFPDLGFTGIDLLIKDPGAQAVASNYSVLEINHRPGFSLHTLPGNGQSRNVLKPVVDLLFPETVT; encoded by the coding sequence ATGCAGCCCATACCACCTAACCTGCATTTTAATTTTCAATTACTGCTGCGAGAGCTTCAGGAGCGTAATATACAGCTCAGTTATATTCCGGACACAGACATTGTCGAGGCCAGATTTGATAAACACATTGAGCTGCTGGTGAATTGCGACAGCCGTCTGGTACCCTCACAATATATCAATTTGTTCGGAGACAAGTATTTTACCAATGTGTTTTTAAAAGAAAAAAAATTCCCGGTGCCGGAAAGCAGAATATTTGAATCCGATCGCCAGGACCTGGCCCTCTATTATGCTCAGAATACCTTAAAATTTCCTGTGGTGGTAAAGCCCAACATCAGCGAAGGAGGCTATCATGTTTATTGCAATATCGAAAGCAGAGAGGATTTTATTATTTGTTTTGAGGAAATACGTAAAAATAATTTGCCTGTAATCCTGGTGGAAAAATATCTACGCGATCAGGATGATTACAGGTTTTTTGTTACATCCTCAGGCTACACAGCGGTTATTAAACGAACTTGCCCCAGAATTACAGGAGATGGCAAGCTCAGTATCATTGATTTAATTGAAAAAGAAAATTATAAACGTTTGAACCCCAGAAATACCTGCTTATGCGACATTTATATCAAGGACATTGAAGCAGTGCGGGCCCTAAGCAAACAAAAACATAAAATCAGTGATGTTCTGGCAGATGGCGAGGAGCTTGTGTTAAGATTTAATTCCAATGTCGGCTCTGGCGGCTGGTGTGAAGATGTTACTGACGAAATTCATCCTTCCTATATCAGTGTAGCTCATGATATTTTGCGTCTTTTTCCTGATTTGGGATTTACCGGTATTGATTTATTGATAAAAGACCCCGGAGCCCAGGCTGTCGCATCCAATTATTCGGTCCTGGAAATTAATCACAGGCCTGGATTTTCCTTGCATACTCTTCCGGGTAACGGGCAGTCCAGAAATGTGCTGAAACCGGTTGTAGACCTCTTGTTCCCTGAAACTGTTACCTAA